From Candidatus Manganitrophus morganii, the proteins below share one genomic window:
- a CDS encoding GAF domain-containing protein produces MYEEQVPVPMEEDSGSSFSNSADYEPPPSENRASSSPFEKLEPILQVMADHAELVRDPPQFLNLLLDQIFKVLGSDILLLFSREEKAKEWVLLSHRGMPKDFGKNGFIPRAWQSLPTIILQQGPALFSHEISKDPVFIGQIIRGMNIQSFGGATLQSEGKVLGSLSVGYAKPDAMTPKDRDLFLMIAKLISPFVTQQQGVPSAAAPETPRLTAGLDLSGRIVSINSEFAQFLGYEKEQVHRTPFSQHLTATGLSTFSGQVEALKSGQRNLPPFHLEVLRRGESRRILNVQLSPYLKETKMAGVTISAQDATEIDVLEKDLSDKKIELNLLESLFASLSRSFQEGDVFRTALEKILSLMNIEGGYLLRFDDKKQRFLLVAQKGLSPEKAQRLEKQGAKVGENVIGKIVEKKSPTLVVAEDVKGPLKKRFVGEDGLLAYMGVPIQASGQIWGTLSLFSRSRLFTESDLGVLGFVGREIGFTIDNMKLFDQARQRVEDLTIMNEVSQSITKSLHLDQLLSSVANSLTRMIGASNCYIFSVDDKRNLLYGVAASDQRGDAIRKVEIKMNENTLLSLTAREQHSFVIENAPQDPRISKKWIDLFKSRSLLSVPLIIKERVIGVLLLDETRYFRQFTPEEIQKIVTMANQVSVAIENATLYQAVTKHMERLQTLSSAIVNIQEEERRRIAQELHDEAGQALTGIKMNLEWVEKELPPSEKAVREKIEEVKSQVGKIMEELRRLSYDLRPAILDELGLVPTLRWYIEEYSKRTRTAVHLQTTGLQKRLSAKIEILLYRVIQEALTNVAKHAQAESVILSLEKKDVHIHLYITDDGKGFEVKRYFSSPPMIRRGLGILGMKERVELAGGTFFIDSDLGQGTRISIKVPIVKRGS; encoded by the coding sequence ATGTACGAAGAACAGGTACCTGTCCCAATGGAGGAAGACAGCGGAAGCTCCTTCAGTAATTCGGCCGATTATGAGCCTCCTCCCAGTGAGAATCGTGCGTCATCCTCTCCCTTTGAAAAACTAGAGCCGATTCTTCAAGTTATGGCGGACCATGCCGAATTGGTTCGCGATCCCCCCCAATTCTTAAATCTCCTCTTAGACCAAATCTTCAAAGTCCTCGGCTCGGACATTCTTCTTCTGTTTAGCCGGGAGGAAAAAGCGAAGGAGTGGGTCCTTCTTTCCCATCGGGGAATGCCGAAAGATTTCGGGAAGAATGGTTTTATCCCTCGCGCCTGGCAGTCTCTTCCGACGATCATCCTCCAGCAGGGCCCCGCCCTTTTTTCTCATGAAATCTCAAAAGATCCCGTTTTCATCGGTCAGATCATCCGGGGGATGAACATTCAGAGCTTCGGCGGAGCCACCCTCCAGTCGGAAGGGAAAGTGCTCGGGTCGCTCTCGGTCGGTTATGCGAAGCCCGATGCAATGACGCCGAAAGATCGAGATCTCTTTCTGATGATTGCGAAGCTGATTTCCCCGTTTGTCACTCAACAACAAGGCGTCCCCTCCGCCGCCGCGCCGGAAACGCCCCGTTTGACCGCCGGTCTGGATCTCAGCGGCCGGATCGTTTCGATCAATTCCGAATTCGCTCAATTCCTCGGTTATGAAAAAGAACAGGTCCATCGGACCCCCTTTTCTCAGCACCTGACCGCGACGGGACTGAGCACCTTTTCCGGCCAGGTGGAAGCCCTCAAGTCGGGTCAAAGGAATCTTCCCCCTTTCCATCTGGAAGTCTTAAGGCGTGGCGAGTCAAGGCGGATTCTCAATGTCCAGCTCTCGCCATATCTAAAAGAGACCAAGATGGCCGGCGTGACGATCTCAGCACAAGATGCAACAGAGATCGACGTCTTGGAGAAAGATCTCTCCGATAAGAAAATCGAACTGAATCTGTTGGAGTCGCTTTTTGCCAGCCTCAGCCGCTCCTTCCAGGAAGGAGATGTTTTCCGGACTGCTTTAGAAAAAATCCTCTCGCTGATGAATATAGAAGGAGGGTATCTTCTCCGGTTCGACGATAAGAAACAACGATTCCTCCTGGTTGCGCAAAAGGGCCTATCTCCCGAAAAAGCGCAGCGCCTTGAAAAACAGGGGGCAAAAGTCGGCGAAAATGTGATCGGAAAGATTGTGGAGAAAAAATCACCCACCCTTGTTGTCGCGGAGGATGTGAAGGGCCCTTTAAAAAAGAGATTTGTCGGAGAGGACGGTCTTCTCGCCTATATGGGGGTGCCGATCCAGGCTTCGGGACAGATTTGGGGGACCCTCTCCTTGTTCAGCAGGAGCCGGCTCTTCACCGAAAGTGATCTGGGCGTCCTCGGCTTCGTCGGCAGAGAGATCGGCTTTACCATCGACAATATGAAATTGTTCGATCAGGCGCGCCAGCGTGTCGAAGATCTGACGATCATGAATGAGGTTAGCCAGTCGATCACGAAAAGTCTTCACCTCGATCAACTGCTCTCTTCGGTCGCCAACAGCCTGACCCGGATGATCGGGGCGAGCAACTGCTATATTTTCTCCGTGGACGACAAACGAAACCTTCTCTACGGCGTGGCCGCGTCGGATCAGCGGGGGGACGCGATCCGGAAGGTGGAAATCAAAATGAATGAGAATACGCTCCTTTCCCTCACGGCGAGGGAGCAACACTCCTTTGTGATCGAGAACGCCCCGCAAGATCCGAGGATCAGCAAGAAGTGGATCGATCTTTTTAAGTCGCGATCTCTTTTATCGGTCCCCCTCATTATCAAAGAGCGGGTCATCGGGGTGCTTCTTCTAGATGAAACCCGTTATTTCCGACAGTTCACTCCGGAAGAGATCCAGAAGATCGTCACGATGGCCAATCAGGTCTCGGTCGCCATTGAAAATGCCACCCTTTATCAGGCGGTGACCAAGCACATGGAGCGCCTGCAGACCCTCTCTTCCGCGATCGTCAATATCCAGGAAGAGGAGCGGCGTCGGATCGCTCAGGAGCTGCATGATGAAGCGGGGCAAGCGCTGACCGGAATCAAGATGAATCTCGAGTGGGTGGAAAAGGAGCTTCCCCCTTCCGAGAAAGCGGTCCGGGAGAAAATCGAGGAGGTCAAATCCCAGGTGGGAAAGATCATGGAAGAGCTCCGGCGACTCTCCTACGATTTGCGTCCCGCCATTCTGGACGAACTTGGCCTGGTGCCGACGCTCCGCTGGTACATCGAGGAGTATTCGAAGCGCACCCGGACCGCCGTCCACCTCCAGACGACCGGGCTGCAGAAGCGGCTCTCGGCGAAAATCGAGATCCTCCTTTATCGGGTGATCCAAGAGGCCCTGACCAATGTCGCCAAACATGCGCAGGCGGAATCGGTCATTCTTTCCCTGGAAAAAAAGGATGTCCATATCCATCTCTACATCACCGACGACGGAAAAGGCTTTGAGGTGAAGCGCTACTTTTCTTCTCCGCCGATGATCCGGCGGGGTCTCGGGATTTTGGGAATGAAGGAGCGGGTCGAATTGGCGGGGGGGACCTTTTTCATCGACTCGGACCTGGGACAGGGAACGCGGATTTCAATCAAGGTTCCGATCGTAAAGAGGGGATCGTGA
- a CDS encoding response regulator transcription factor — translation MTRKIKLMIADDHTIVRQGMKKLLETYPELQIVGESQDGEETVEIAMQLLPDLIIMDISMPGLNGLEATREIKKRLPEMKILILTMHAEKEYIFKILQSGASGYLLKGSPIEELVSAIHAVDRGESYLSPAVSKSIIEDYVGGGVRRPVTTRSQPLTTREREVLQLIAEGYTSKRIATRLSLSAKTIETHRSHIMQKLNIHNAAGLIRYAIQKGWVEGPHAQEL, via the coding sequence GTGACGAGAAAAATAAAGCTCATGATCGCCGACGATCATACCATCGTCCGGCAGGGAATGAAAAAACTTCTTGAGACCTATCCGGAGCTACAGATTGTCGGGGAGTCGCAAGACGGCGAGGAGACGGTGGAAATCGCCATGCAGCTCCTTCCCGACCTGATCATCATGGATATCAGCATGCCCGGCCTCAACGGCCTGGAGGCGACCCGCGAGATTAAAAAGCGGCTTCCCGAAATGAAGATCTTGATTCTCACGATGCATGCGGAGAAGGAATATATCTTCAAAATTCTTCAATCGGGCGCTTCGGGTTATCTGCTCAAAGGCTCTCCCATCGAAGAGCTGGTCTCGGCGATCCACGCCGTGGATCGGGGGGAATCTTATCTGAGCCCCGCCGTTTCAAAGTCGATCATTGAAGATTATGTCGGCGGTGGGGTGAGACGGCCCGTCACGACGCGGTCTCAACCGCTGACGACCCGAGAGCGAGAGGTCCTTCAGCTGATTGCGGAGGGTTATACCAGCAAGCGCATCGCCACCCGACTCTCTCTTAGCGCAAAGACCATTGAAACGCACCGGTCCCATATCATGCAAAAATTGAATATCCACAACGCAGCCGGATTGATCCGATACGCCATTCAGAAAGGCTGGGTTGAAGGACCTCACGCGCAGGAACTGTAG
- a CDS encoding response regulator transcription factor, which yields MPEKRSLTKRETEIVRLVADGFKNREVAEKLQISVKTVETHRANIMNKLALRNLAELIRYAIQKGLVKIDQEA from the coding sequence ATGCCGGAAAAGAGATCGTTAACGAAGCGTGAAACCGAAATTGTGCGTCTTGTCGCGGACGGCTTTAAAAATAGGGAAGTGGCGGAAAAGCTTCAGATTAGTGTTAAGACGGTGGAGACCCACCGGGCCAATATCATGAATAAACTTGCCCTCAGAAACCTGGCCGAGTTGATTCGATACGCGATTCAAAAAGGATTGGTTAAAATCGATCAAGAAGCGTAA
- a CDS encoding response regulator — protein sequence MAKRILIIDDEQLLLDLLTHLLSKIGYEADQALDSREAASKLKDQKYDAIFLDMKMPLMDGKELYFKIQERFPDMAKRVVFITGDIANPETVSFLEETGNLFIQKPFTIKEVKNLLDGFFMNPNASSAPSDIPR from the coding sequence ATGGCCAAGAGAATCCTGATTATTGACGATGAGCAGCTCCTTCTCGATCTGCTCACCCACCTTCTGTCCAAAATCGGATATGAGGCGGACCAGGCATTGGACAGTCGGGAAGCGGCGAGCAAATTAAAAGATCAGAAGTATGACGCCATTTTTCTCGACATGAAAATGCCGCTGATGGACGGGAAGGAGCTTTATTTTAAGATTCAGGAACGCTTTCCCGACATGGCCAAGCGGGTGGTTTTTATCACCGGAGATATCGCCAACCCGGAGACGGTTTCATTCCTCGAAGAGACCGGCAATCTTTTTATTCAAAAGCCGTTCACGATTAAGGAGGTCAAGAACCTCCTCGACGGTTTTTTCATGAACCCGAACGCTTCTTCTGCCCCTTCAGATATTCCTCGATAA
- the prfB gene encoding peptide chain release factor 2 (programmed frameshift) translates to MLIELQQNFEAVRQELEQLRAIFDLADHQEQIEKLTSESSDPNFWKDPSVAQNKLALKSRFEKEIKRWNEIETRFEETSVMLQLSEEEADASLEKEIEANLQRLTSEIDQFTIETLLSGEKDFNNAIVTLHPGAGGTESQDWAQMLMRMYVRWAERKGYRIETLDLQPGEEAGIKSVTFSVKGPYAYGYLKSESGVHRLVRISPFDANKRRHTSFASVFISPEIEDDPDVVIDEKDLRIDTYRASSAGGQHVNKTSSAVRITHLPTGVVVQCQNERSQLQNKAVAMTVLKSRLYEIQQAQKEAALSKLTGAGEKKEIGWGHQIRSYVFQPYQMVKDHRTGLEKGNVTAVMDGEIDPFIEEYLKGQKKRSGS, encoded by the exons ATGCTGATTGAATTACAACAGAACTTCGAAGCGGTGCGGCAGGAACTCGAACAGCTCCGG GCCATCTTTGACCTCGCCGACCATCAAGAACAGATCGAGAAATTAACCTCCGAATCGAGCGATCCCAATTTTTGGAAAGATCCGTCGGTCGCCCAGAATAAGCTCGCCCTCAAGTCACGCTTCGAGAAGGAGATCAAGCGCTGGAACGAAATTGAGACCCGCTTCGAAGAGACCTCCGTAATGTTGCAGCTGTCGGAGGAGGAGGCGGATGCTTCGCTTGAGAAAGAGATCGAGGCCAATCTTCAGCGGCTCACATCGGAGATCGATCAGTTCACGATCGAAACCCTTCTCTCCGGCGAGAAAGATTTCAACAATGCGATCGTCACCCTCCACCCGGGGGCGGGGGGAACCGAATCTCAAGACTGGGCGCAGATGCTGATGCGGATGTATGTCCGCTGGGCCGAGCGGAAAGGGTATCGGATCGAAACCCTAGACTTGCAGCCGGGAGAAGAGGCGGGAATCAAAAGCGTCACTTTTTCCGTGAAGGGACCGTACGCTTACGGATATCTGAAATCGGAAAGCGGGGTTCACCGTCTCGTTCGGATCTCGCCGTTCGACGCCAATAAACGGAGACACACCTCCTTCGCATCGGTCTTTATCTCTCCTGAAATCGAAGATGATCCCGACGTGGTGATCGACGAGAAGGATCTTCGGATCGACACCTATCGCGCCAGCAGCGCCGGAGGGCAGCATGTCAACAAGACCTCTTCGGCGGTGCGGATCACCCATTTGCCGACCGGCGTCGTCGTCCAATGCCAGAACGAGCGCTCCCAACTCCAGAATAAAGCGGTGGCGATGACCGTTTTGAAATCCCGGCTCTATGAAATCCAGCAAGCGCAAAAAGAGGCGGCGTTGTCAAAATTGACCGGGGCGGGGGAGAAGAAGGAGATCGGATGGGGGCATCAGATCCGGTCGTACGTCTTTCAGCCTTATCAGATGGTGAAAGACCACCGGACCGGCCTTGAGAAGGGAAACGTGACGGCGGTCATGGACGGGGAGATCGATCCGTTTATCGAGGAATATCTGAAGGGGCAGAAGAAGCGTTCGGGTTCATGA
- the lnt gene encoding apolipoprotein N-acyltransferase, producing the protein MKRRLLPFALAFLSGLFLALSFPRWELFPLAWVAFIPLFFAVRNVSAARSFLIGWTAGLVYFSGTLSWVTISMTRYGKIPQPISYLLMLLLVAYCAIYVGLFAAASRFLFEKKRGWALLLIPVLWVALEYARGQLLSGFPWAALAYSQYRFLPLIQIADLASIYGVGFLIVLVNVGLFEAIREGWIEHRMAWRELILAGGLFLLSLGYGLYRLDQPMGEARSVTVAVVQGNIEQDQKWDVRLRDETVQKYKRLSLDSVEKGSTPPELIVWPESAAPFFFQTEATLRNELLDFAQEGKFYLLFGSPAFTPASSGQMALLNSAYLLSPAAEVVGRYDKIHLVPFGEYVPLSSILFFVNKLVEGIGEFIPGRDATVMEVAGTRVGTVICFEVIFPEVVRRFAQNGATVMTTITNDAWFGDSAAPYQHFSMVVFRSIENRVPFARAANTGISGFIDAHGRIIKQSPLFTEAALTQSLHPGTRRTLYTAYGDVFAIGCVIIALGFVSFVYREKRRKTDAD; encoded by the coding sequence GTGAAGAGGCGACTTCTCCCCTTCGCGCTGGCATTTTTATCCGGTTTATTTCTCGCCCTCAGTTTTCCACGCTGGGAACTCTTTCCGCTCGCCTGGGTCGCCTTCATCCCCCTTTTTTTCGCTGTCCGGAATGTTTCTGCGGCCCGATCGTTTCTGATCGGCTGGACGGCCGGATTGGTTTATTTTTCCGGCACCCTCTCCTGGGTCACGATCAGCATGACCCGGTACGGCAAGATCCCCCAGCCGATCAGCTATCTGCTGATGTTACTCTTGGTCGCCTATTGCGCGATCTACGTCGGACTCTTTGCGGCCGCGAGCCGATTTCTCTTTGAAAAAAAGCGCGGGTGGGCGCTTCTGCTGATTCCGGTCCTCTGGGTCGCGCTGGAATATGCCCGCGGACAGCTTCTCTCCGGTTTTCCCTGGGCGGCTCTCGCCTATTCGCAATATCGCTTTCTCCCCTTGATTCAGATCGCCGATCTCGCCAGCATCTACGGGGTCGGATTTCTGATCGTGCTGGTCAATGTCGGCCTCTTTGAAGCGATCCGGGAGGGATGGATCGAGCATCGGATGGCATGGCGTGAACTGATTTTGGCCGGAGGGCTTTTCCTCCTCAGCCTCGGATACGGCCTCTATCGCTTGGATCAGCCGATGGGAGAAGCGCGAAGCGTAACGGTCGCGGTGGTCCAGGGAAATATCGAGCAGGATCAAAAGTGGGATGTCCGCCTGCGCGATGAGACGGTTCAAAAGTACAAACGTCTCTCCCTCGATTCTGTTGAAAAAGGAAGCACGCCTCCGGAGTTGATCGTCTGGCCGGAATCGGCGGCCCCTTTCTTTTTTCAGACGGAGGCCACCCTTCGAAACGAGCTGCTCGACTTCGCCCAAGAAGGGAAATTCTATCTTCTCTTCGGAAGCCCCGCCTTCACGCCGGCGTCCTCGGGACAGATGGCGCTTTTGAACAGCGCCTATCTTCTCTCTCCGGCCGCCGAGGTGGTGGGGCGCTACGATAAGATTCACCTGGTTCCTTTCGGAGAATATGTCCCTCTTTCTTCCATTCTCTTCTTTGTCAATAAACTGGTGGAGGGGATCGGAGAATTCATCCCCGGACGCGATGCGACGGTGATGGAGGTGGCCGGAACGCGTGTTGGAACGGTGATCTGTTTTGAAGTGATCTTCCCCGAGGTGGTTCGGCGGTTCGCCCAAAACGGGGCAACGGTGATGACGACGATTACGAACGACGCCTGGTTCGGCGATTCCGCGGCCCCTTACCAGCATTTCTCGATGGTGGTCTTTCGCTCGATCGAAAATCGGGTTCCCTTCGCCCGCGCGGCGAATACCGGCATCTCCGGTTTTATCGACGCGCATGGGCGGATCATAAAGCAGAGCCCCCTCTTCACCGAGGCGGCGCTGACGCAATCGCTTCACCCCGGCACGCGACGGACCCTCTACACCGCCTACGGAGATGTTTTCGCGATCGGTTGTGTTATAATCGCCCTGGGATTTGTATCGTTTGTTTATCGAGAAAAGAGGAGAAAAACCGATGCTGATTGA
- a CDS encoding DUF3105 domain-containing protein: MRTTSIGTILFALILFLNGPLQAAPKAPAKGAEKKTEKALEKTPGVSIPSLGNDHIQSIDSPHPPYNSKPPTSGPHVPFVAKWGIYRQQIPNELQVHNLEDGGVMIQYDCQNCAEMIQKLENLGREYLKMSQMTPQNNRFGHLIVAPYPGMETPIALTAWGKIDRLNEFDEARIRRFIEAYVGIDHHPRHTE; encoded by the coding sequence ATGAGAACAACATCGATCGGAACGATCTTATTCGCCTTGATCCTGTTCTTGAACGGACCGCTGCAGGCGGCCCCGAAAGCGCCTGCCAAGGGCGCGGAGAAAAAAACCGAGAAAGCGCTGGAGAAAACGCCCGGGGTCTCGATTCCCTCTCTCGGCAACGACCATATCCAATCGATCGATTCCCCCCATCCCCCTTATAACAGCAAGCCGCCGACCTCCGGACCGCATGTCCCCTTCGTTGCAAAATGGGGGATCTATCGGCAGCAGATTCCCAACGAACTTCAAGTACACAACCTGGAAGACGGCGGCGTCATGATTCAATACGACTGCCAAAATTGCGCGGAGATGATCCAGAAGTTGGAAAATCTTGGAAGAGAGTACCTCAAGATGTCCCAGATGACTCCGCAGAACAACCGTTTTGGGCATCTCATCGTCGCCCCCTACCCCGGCATGGAGACGCCGATCGCGCTGACGGCCTGGGGAAAAATCGACAGACTGAATGAATTTGACGAAGCCAGAATCCGCCGCTTTATTGAGGCATACGTCGGGATTGACCACCATCCGCGCCACACAGAATAA